The following are encoded in a window of Clostridium thermarum genomic DNA:
- a CDS encoding iron-containing alcohol dehydrogenase has protein sequence MENFVFHNPTKIIFGKGTESSVGAEVKNYTDRILLCYGGGSIKKTGLYDRVISSLKENNIEYVELSGVQPNPRLSLVQEGIKLCRENNINFILAVGGGSVIDTAKAIAVGVPYEGNVWDFYIGKAQVKTALPVGTVLTIPAAGSESSNSSVITNEEGWFKKGLTTHHIYPVFSILNPELTYTLPAYQTACGVADMMAHIMERYFTNVKNVDLTDRLCEATLRTIINYAPKAIANPEDYTARAEVMWAGTVAHNNMLEPGRIGDWASHGIEHELSAIYDIAHGAGLSIIFPAWMKYVYKHDINRFVQFAVRVWDVDLSYTSPEEVVLEGIRRITKFFRSIGLPVTLRDANITEDRFEEMADKCTNYGKWTLGNFVKLGREDIINIYKLAK, from the coding sequence GTGGAAAACTTTGTATTTCATAATCCTACAAAAATAATCTTTGGTAAGGGAACTGAAAGTAGTGTAGGTGCGGAAGTTAAAAACTACACTGACCGTATACTGCTGTGCTATGGAGGAGGCAGTATAAAAAAGACAGGCTTATATGATAGAGTGATTTCTTCACTAAAGGAAAACAACATAGAATATGTTGAGCTCTCAGGTGTGCAGCCGAATCCCAGACTTAGTCTTGTTCAGGAAGGAATAAAGCTGTGCCGTGAAAATAATATTAACTTTATTTTGGCTGTTGGCGGCGGCAGTGTTATAGATACTGCTAAGGCAATTGCTGTTGGCGTTCCCTACGAAGGCAACGTGTGGGACTTTTACATTGGTAAGGCTCAAGTAAAAACCGCCCTTCCTGTTGGTACTGTATTGACAATACCTGCAGCAGGCAGTGAATCCAGCAACAGTTCTGTTATCACTAACGAAGAAGGCTGGTTCAAAAAGGGATTAACTACACACCACATATATCCGGTATTCTCTATTTTAAATCCTGAACTTACATATACTTTACCTGCCTATCAAACAGCTTGTGGTGTAGCTGACATGATGGCTCATATTATGGAGAGATATTTTACAAATGTTAAAAATGTAGATCTTACTGATAGACTTTGTGAGGCCACTTTAAGAACCATTATAAATTATGCTCCTAAAGCCATAGCAAATCCTGAGGATTACACTGCAAGGGCTGAAGTTATGTGGGCCGGTACAGTGGCACATAATAATATGTTGGAACCAGGAAGAATTGGTGACTGGGCTTCCCACGGTATCGAGCATGAATTAAGCGCAATTTATGATATTGCTCACGGCGCAGGACTTTCAATCATATTCCCTGCTTGGATGAAGTATGTTTACAAGCATGATATAAACCGTTTTGTTCAATTTGCTGTAAGGGTTTGGGACGTTGATTTATCATATACTTCACCGGAAGAAGTAGTTTTAGAGGGAATCCGCAGAATTACAAAATTCTTCAGAAGTATTGGCCTACCTGTAACCTTAAGAGATGCAAATATTACAGAAGATAGATTCGAAGAAATGGCTGATAAGTGTACTAACTATGGTAAATGGACACTCGGTAACTTTGTAAAACTTGGCCGTGAAGATATAATCAACATATACAAACTAGCAAAATAG
- a CDS encoding ABC transporter ATP-binding protein — protein sequence MARNTVKQDEDVQKHSKREIIMRLSKYLRPYTKQVTLVVALLIFVMLTGIVNPYLLKIAIDENIQNSDLRGLLIIGGVMLVLNYLALIASRVRIKVMASVTNNILVNIRHELYSHIQKLSFSFFDNRPVGKILARVIGDVSALQDLFNNSVTSFIPELLSLICVGIMMFTMNYKLALLSVAILPLLSVAMFLIETRSRKRWQEFRKKRSNINAFTHEDFSGIKIVQGFASEEHSSKTFNSLSRSMMESFMHAVKLNDLFWPLVEISWGIGSLIVYWYSVYLLGLNDGNITVGTVIAFSSYIGMFWRPIMNISNFYNTLITNFAAAERIFDIMDIQPDITDSATDVKMPKIKGNVEFKNVTFCYEEGVKVLDDVSFKIPAGETVALVGATGAGKTTIVNLISRFYDVTSGEVLIDGTDVRSVELESLRSQMGIMLQDTFLFSTTIKENIRYGKLDATDEEVIAAAKAVNAHEFIMKLPKGYETDVNERGSRLSVGQRQLISFARALLANPRILILDEATSNIDTATERLVQKGIQKLLYGRTSFVIAHRLSTIRDCDRIMVVDDGRIKESGTHEELMKLKGSYYNLYMSQYKFLNEGA from the coding sequence ATGGCCAGAAATACAGTAAAACAAGATGAAGACGTACAGAAGCACTCTAAAAGAGAAATTATCATGAGGCTTTCAAAATACTTGAGGCCTTATACAAAACAGGTTACCTTGGTTGTAGCCCTTCTGATCTTTGTTATGCTTACTGGTATTGTTAATCCTTACCTTTTAAAGATAGCCATTGATGAAAATATACAAAATAGTGACTTACGTGGGCTGTTGATTATCGGCGGAGTTATGTTGGTATTAAACTATCTGGCTCTCATAGCTTCCAGAGTGAGAATAAAGGTTATGGCCTCAGTTACTAACAATATTTTAGTAAACATCCGTCATGAACTTTACAGCCATATACAAAAGTTGTCCTTTTCTTTCTTTGATAACAGGCCTGTTGGAAAGATCCTAGCTAGAGTTATTGGGGATGTAAGTGCTCTGCAGGACTTATTTAACAACAGCGTAACAAGCTTTATTCCTGAGCTATTAAGCCTGATTTGCGTTGGAATAATGATGTTTACTATGAACTATAAACTGGCGCTTTTATCAGTAGCAATACTTCCTCTTTTGTCAGTTGCAATGTTCCTTATTGAAACCAGAAGCCGAAAGAGATGGCAGGAGTTTAGGAAAAAACGTTCTAATATAAATGCCTTTACCCATGAGGATTTCTCCGGTATAAAAATTGTACAAGGTTTCGCTTCTGAAGAGCACTCTTCAAAAACCTTTAACTCCTTGTCAAGGTCCATGATGGAATCCTTTATGCATGCAGTGAAGCTTAACGATTTGTTCTGGCCGCTGGTAGAAATATCCTGGGGTATCGGATCCTTAATAGTTTACTGGTATAGTGTTTATCTGCTTGGACTAAATGATGGCAACATAACCGTAGGAACCGTAATTGCCTTCTCCTCTTACATTGGTATGTTCTGGAGACCAATTATGAATATCAGTAATTTCTATAACACTCTTATTACTAACTTTGCTGCTGCAGAAAGAATCTTTGATATCATGGATATACAGCCGGATATAACAGATTCTGCCACAGATGTAAAAATGCCAAAGATTAAGGGTAATGTAGAATTCAAGAATGTAACCTTCTGTTACGAAGAAGGGGTTAAGGTTCTAGATGATGTAAGCTTTAAAATACCGGCAGGAGAAACAGTGGCTCTTGTAGGTGCTACCGGAGCCGGTAAGACTACAATAGTTAACCTTATAAGCAGATTCTACGATGTAACTTCCGGTGAAGTGCTAATAGACGGTACCGATGTACGTTCCGTTGAACTCGAATCCTTAAGGAGTCAGATGGGTATTATGCTTCAGGATACCTTCTTATTCTCTACTACTATTAAGGAAAATATAAGATACGGAAAACTGGATGCCACCGATGAAGAAGTTATTGCTGCAGCTAAAGCAGTTAATGCTCACGAATTCATTATGAAACTTCCTAAGGGCTATGAAACCGACGTAAACGAAAGAGGTTCCAGATTATCTGTTGGACAGAGACAGTTGATCTCCTTCGCCAGAGCACTGCTGGCTAACCCAAGAATATTGATCTTAGACGAAGCAACTTCAAACATAGACACAGCTACAGAGAGATTAGTGCAAAAGGGTATCCAAAAGCTGCTTTACGGCAGAACCTCCTTTGTAATCGCTCATAGACTATCCACCATAAGAGACTGTGACAGAATTATGGTTGTGGACGATGGAAGGATCAAAGAATCCGGTACTCATGAGGAACTTATGAAGCTAAAAGGCAGTTACTATAATCTCTATATGTCTCAATACAAGTTCCTGAACGAAGGTGCTTAG